TCAATTGGCTGACTCGGGTGATTTTCAAGTGGTCCGAAGCGAAGCAATGAATACGAATATGATCGTAGCCAATAGCAGCAAGATGGATAATCCTGTCCACGAAACGGCTGTTCGTGAAGCGATATGGGTTGCCATTGATCGGGAAACGATCAGCAATGACATTTTTAACGGAACGCAGACCGTAGCGGACACCTTATTCTCGTCGAACGTTAATTATGCCCATGTTGAATTGAAGAAGCGGGAGTATAATCCCGAGACCGCGAAAGAGCTTTTGGAGACAGCAGGTTGGGCATTAACAAACGGTAAGACAGTGAGAACGAAGAACGGTCAGCCATTAGCTCTGACCTTGTATTATGACAGCAATTCATCTTCGCAAAAAACACAGGCGGAATTGATCCAGCATGCCTTAAAAGGATTAGGAATTCAGCTGGAGATTGTTGGTGAGGAATCCACTTCCATCGCGAACAGAAGGGCAACCGGGGAATATGATCTGCTGTTTAATCAAACCTGGGGACTGGCGTACGATCCACAGAGCACCATTTCAGCGTTTACCTCGGATTCCGCCTATAAACATACAACAAGCGGCATAGCTCAGGCGGATGAACTATATAAGAAAATTGATGAAGTCATGGTTTCTACAGATGAGGCATCCCGCCAATCCCTGTACGCCGATATTATGAAAATAGTCCATGATGAAGCGGTATTTATTCCGATCACCAATGGGCGGGTTACAGTCGTGGCTCCCCAAAATCTGGATGGCATCTCATTCAAACAGACGCAATATGAATTGCCATTTGAGCAAATGAAATTTAAATAGAGCGGGGATGGATATGGGAAGTTATATAGT
Above is a window of Paenibacillus sp. E222 DNA encoding:
- the nikA gene encoding nickel ABC transporter substrate-binding protein, which gives rise to MLLLLSVITVLAGCGQDKGTTTESANSEVKSELIYASAKDINDMNPHLYTGSMPAQGMVYESLVENTVDGIKPLLAESWEIAEDGKTYTFHLRQDVKFHDGEPFNAEAVKQNIDAVQANAEKHAWIKLSTKIVSTKVMDEYTFELVLSEPYYPALVELSMTRPYVFISPKDFTNGGTKDGVSGYHGTGPYKLTGHKIDENATFEANEEYWGGAPEIQKITSKVLPAGETTLLALQKGEINFIFTDDRGADSIDVEAMNQLADSGDFQVVRSEAMNTNMIVANSSKMDNPVHETAVREAIWVAIDRETISNDIFNGTQTVADTLFSSNVNYAHVELKKREYNPETAKELLETAGWALTNGKTVRTKNGQPLALTLYYDSNSSSQKTQAELIQHALKGLGIQLEIVGEESTSIANRRATGEYDLLFNQTWGLAYDPQSTISAFTSDSAYKHTTSGIAQADELYKKIDEVMVSTDEASRQSLYADIMKIVHDEAVFIPITNGRVTVVAPQNLDGISFKQTQYELPFEQMKFK